A single uncultured Methanolobus sp. DNA region contains:
- a CDS encoding DUF2551 domain-containing protein, with translation MDSIRAKIKRRLQKFIELDVNGLRSHILSVFLKVKETTVDELHANITEKYDISRSAVASMVGYIYSKLGVLRSHKESYKTPIVYSLKEEYEDLIRSALEARPSSSGC, from the coding sequence ATGGACTCAATTCGCGCAAAAATAAAACGAAGGTTGCAGAAGTTCATTGAATTGGACGTAAATGGACTACGCAGTCATATATTATCAGTTTTCTTAAAGGTAAAAGAGACAACGGTAGATGAATTGCATGCAAATATCACAGAGAAATATGATATTTCACGCAGTGCAGTGGCATCCATGGTAGGCTATATCTACTCCAAGCTGGGTGTGCTCAGATCTCACAAAGAGTCTTACAAGACTCCAATAGTGTATTCTTTAAAGGAAGAATATGAGGATCTGATAAGATCTGCTCTTGAAGCAAGGCCATCGTCTTCAGGCTGTTAA
- a CDS encoding ATP-binding protein, whose translation MALEESNVEGILNVLYEYNPWWKSRPFTTPQYRTQLYKDLIHEKDSPEIEIIYGPRQVGKTVLMKQIIQFLLDDTRMPAHNIMYLSMDHTSISALSEEPIKDILDIFFKYILPPGSEKAYIFLDEVQVVSNWSNYLKQYYDLGTNVKFYVSGSSVSEIEKGSSESLIGRSRLRRMLQWSFADHLQFHLKEENDLSLPDPSIVRNALAETDPDLLYETFLKYRDNLLHVVPDMDHYLTNYIIAGGYPGLFGVNLDDAKDILMDRFMLTLHKDIMRTFAVRNIKGLENTVIRCAMQSCQVTDYHSFAKAVGIKYDTLMVYLGYLADVFMISESHFYSKSDSTFAKGKKVYLRDHSTRNVLVGLLNTRLFEFGEEVGKTVETIVQDHASRLAGTYTGRSKSYYWKGKKEVDIIIKPSVIPIPLEVKYRQDPGDISGVKEFMKEFDSPFGIVVTKDTLKITDNVLFIPLALFLLIC comes from the coding sequence ATGGCACTGGAAGAGAGCAACGTTGAAGGCATCCTTAATGTCCTGTATGAGTACAATCCATGGTGGAAAAGCCGCCCTTTCACGACACCACAATATAGAACTCAATTATACAAGGATCTGATCCATGAGAAAGATTCTCCTGAAATAGAGATAATCTATGGACCACGGCAGGTAGGTAAGACTGTTCTTATGAAGCAGATAATTCAATTTCTTCTTGATGATACAAGGATGCCTGCTCATAACATAATGTACCTCTCCATGGACCATACATCCATTTCAGCTCTCAGTGAAGAGCCCATTAAAGATATCCTGGACATTTTTTTCAAATATATACTCCCTCCCGGATCAGAAAAAGCCTACATATTCCTGGATGAGGTACAGGTGGTTAGTAATTGGAGCAATTACCTCAAACAGTACTATGACCTTGGAACAAACGTAAAGTTCTATGTCTCCGGCTCTTCGGTATCCGAGATCGAAAAGGGCAGTTCGGAATCTCTGATCGGTCGGTCCAGGCTTCGCCGTATGTTACAGTGGAGCTTTGCAGATCACCTGCAATTTCACTTGAAAGAAGAGAATGATCTCTCCCTTCCTGATCCTTCTATTGTGAGAAATGCTCTGGCAGAGACCGATCCCGACTTGCTCTATGAAACCTTCCTGAAATATCGTGATAACTTGCTTCATGTCGTTCCCGATATGGATCATTATCTTACAAATTATATCATTGCAGGCGGATACCCCGGTCTTTTCGGGGTTAATTTGGATGACGCAAAGGACATCCTGATGGACCGCTTTATGCTCACACTGCACAAGGATATTATGCGAACCTTTGCTGTCAGGAATATCAAAGGGCTTGAGAACACAGTTATCAGATGTGCTATGCAGAGCTGTCAGGTTACCGATTACCACAGCTTTGCAAAGGCGGTTGGCATAAAATATGACACACTCATGGTCTATCTTGGTTATCTGGCGGATGTATTCATGATATCAGAGTCTCATTTCTATTCAAAAAGTGACAGTACTTTTGCTAAGGGAAAAAAAGTGTACCTGAGGGATCACAGTACCAGGAATGTACTTGTAGGCCTGCTCAACACACGCTTGTTCGAATTTGGTGAAGAGGTAGGTAAGACGGTTGAAACAATAGTACAGGATCACGCATCCCGGCTTGCAGGAACTTATACGGGCCGTTCGAAGAGCTATTACTGGAAAGGCAAAAAGGAAGTTGACATAATAATCAAGCCGTCTGTAATTCCAATACCTTTGGAGGTCAAATACCGCCAAGACCCCGGTGATATATCAGGAGTAAAAGAATTCATGAAAGAGTTTGATTCACCTTTTGGTATCGTTGTGACAAAAGACACACTGAAGATTACTGACAATGTGCTGTTCATACCTCTTGCCCTGTTTCTTTTGATCTGCTGA
- a CDS encoding VWA domain-containing protein — translation MSNENTEHEVITKEELLQLIESGFPGRNYHENLLSVLKKGSFPRHADFLRTIRLMIDKDWMIAGLFLENLPLAAENTGLEGIRKWAGTGFKIFDQDKDLAIDYFSFSAPLLKDLNVSELEEWALKGISIFEDDPLKGRLYFSLRSEYSKQFAESLKGSVELSEIINVLRYYALGLSGVNFNILSRRTLGIKDEPDSINPVIAGNTIYLAPRIKRYGDFEDNYRIYKLSIMHEVGHIRFSSNELERDGAAELMADIRRRYSTMKKRLPTLGMQAEGNISIADVIALFPNQTLAGTILGILEDARIEYRIMENYRGVRTDLEKIRYQMLLTRPVPKGDLEEFMDSLLWISIGHEPVFDLNKGTKTLLDQIKPMLEDSIFREDSSVLDSLETTFAIYKLLDEHEGPLSQKEYEVLKNLDYRGVSIGAYNSKDSLSSSSHENIIKRFIPESKVELIEEDEPFREDRKRQPTYAEKKNWNIVGSYRYDEWDAVISDYKADWSVVNEVEPFGMSGDYYHEASEQYKNEIALIKQVFNRMKPETFRRMKQQTDGTEIDIDAFIDSLIQKKCGVNPDDRLYMRWDKHERDVATLFLVDVSYSTHKMVNFEEKSILDVEKDSLIIMTQALESIGDNYAIYAFSGKDRDDVEYFVIKDFHEELSDTIARRISVLEPVSNTRLGPAIRHSIRKLEKVDAKTKIIILLSDGEPFDISRGENAYKESIAEEDTRIAIQECNTKGIDFFCITVDPDPGKYLDTIFSDSGYTIIDDASSLPETLPVLYKRITT, via the coding sequence TTGTCAAATGAAAACACTGAGCATGAAGTCATTACTAAAGAAGAGTTGCTTCAGTTAATTGAGTCCGGATTTCCCGGAAGAAATTACCATGAGAATTTGCTAAGTGTTTTGAAAAAGGGCAGTTTTCCGCGTCATGCTGATTTTCTCAGAACTATCCGTCTTATGATTGATAAAGATTGGATGATAGCAGGACTTTTCCTTGAAAATCTTCCCTTAGCAGCAGAAAATACCGGTCTGGAAGGCATCAGAAAATGGGCGGGAACAGGATTCAAGATATTTGATCAGGATAAAGACCTGGCAATTGATTATTTTTCCTTCTCGGCTCCTTTATTAAAGGATTTGAACGTAAGTGAACTGGAAGAGTGGGCCTTAAAAGGCATTTCTATCTTTGAAGATGATCCATTGAAAGGTCGACTTTATTTTTCCCTGAGATCTGAATACTCAAAGCAATTCGCTGAAAGTCTGAAAGGTTCAGTAGAACTCAGTGAGATAATCAACGTGCTCAGATACTACGCCCTCGGACTGTCCGGAGTTAACTTTAATATTCTATCCCGCAGAACGCTTGGAATAAAAGATGAGCCCGATTCTATAAATCCTGTGATTGCAGGTAATACGATCTATCTTGCACCAAGGATAAAGAGATATGGTGATTTTGAGGACAACTACAGGATCTATAAGCTGAGCATCATGCATGAAGTTGGTCATATACGCTTCAGTTCCAATGAACTGGAACGTGACGGAGCAGCAGAACTGATGGCCGATATCAGAAGAAGATACTCTACAATGAAAAAGAGGCTCCCTACTTTAGGAATGCAGGCAGAAGGTAACATTAGTATAGCTGATGTCATAGCCCTGTTTCCTAATCAGACACTGGCAGGAACGATACTCGGAATTCTGGAAGATGCAAGGATCGAGTACAGGATAATGGAAAACTATAGAGGAGTAAGAACCGATCTTGAAAAAATAAGATACCAGATGCTTCTGACAAGACCTGTTCCAAAAGGCGATCTTGAAGAATTCATGGACTCACTTCTGTGGATATCCATAGGTCATGAGCCGGTGTTCGATTTGAACAAAGGGACAAAGACTCTCCTTGATCAGATAAAACCAATGCTGGAAGATAGTATTTTCAGAGAGGATTCGTCCGTGCTAGATTCTCTTGAAACAACCTTTGCAATCTATAAATTACTTGATGAACATGAAGGTCCGTTGAGCCAGAAAGAGTATGAGGTACTGAAAAACCTTGATTACCGTGGTGTGAGCATAGGTGCTTATAACAGCAAAGATTCGCTATCCAGCAGTTCACATGAGAATATCATCAAGAGGTTTATTCCTGAAAGCAAAGTTGAGCTTATAGAAGAAGATGAACCATTCCGGGAAGACAGGAAACGTCAGCCCACTTATGCTGAGAAAAAGAACTGGAACATAGTTGGCAGTTACAGATATGATGAATGGGATGCTGTCATCAGCGACTATAAAGCAGACTGGTCTGTGGTCAATGAAGTCGAGCCCTTTGGCATGTCCGGTGATTACTACCACGAGGCATCAGAACAATACAAAAATGAGATAGCCCTCATCAAGCAGGTATTCAATAGGATGAAGCCAGAAACGTTCCGCAGGATGAAACAGCAGACCGATGGAACTGAGATCGATATTGATGCCTTCATTGATTCTCTGATCCAGAAGAAATGCGGAGTAAATCCCGATGACAGGCTCTACATGAGATGGGATAAGCATGAACGGGATGTTGCAACCCTTTTTCTTGTAGATGTCAGTTATTCCACCCACAAAATGGTAAATTTTGAGGAAAAAAGCATACTTGATGTTGAAAAGGATTCCCTTATCATAATGACACAGGCTCTTGAAAGCATAGGTGACAACTATGCTATTTACGCTTTTTCCGGCAAGGACCGGGATGATGTTGAATACTTTGTCATAAAAGATTTCCATGAGGAATTATCAGATACAATTGCACGCAGGATCAGTGTGCTTGAGCCTGTATCCAATACAAGGCTTGGACCGGCTATCCGCCACTCCATCAGGAAACTGGAAAAGGTAGATGCGAAAACAAAGATAATAATACTCTTATCTGATGGTGAACCCTTCGATATTTCCCGTGGAGAGAACGCATACAAAGAAAGCATTGCTGAAGAAGATACCAGAATTGCAATTCAGGAATGCAATACAAAGGGAATTGATTTTTTCTGCATAACGGTCGATCCTGACCCGGGCAAGTATCTTGATACTATTTTTTCAGATTCAGGCTACACAATAATAGATGATGCCAGTTCGCTTCCCGAGACTCTTCCGGTGCTGTACAAAAGAATAACGACCTGA
- a CDS encoding MFS transporter, whose amino-acid sequence MAATTDSNNSSSKEAEKCGISQKSPLTDKTEKQIVLLIAILAGFITPFDGSAVNIALPTMGAEFNMNAISLSWVATAYLLSSAVFLVPFGKIADIYGRKKVFLYGIIIFGLASLAMTMVPTEGMLIGVRVVQGMGSAMIFGTGAAIVTSVFPPGERGTALGIYITAVYVGLSMGPFLGGIMTEHLGWRSIFLVNVPIGAIAVILILWKLKGEWAECRGEKFDLAGSSIYGTAVIAVMYGFSLLPEIKGAALVFFGLLGVVLFALYEMRIPTPVLDIRLLTRNRVFALSNMSALINYSATYAVTFLLSLDLQYTKGFTPGHAGMILIAQPVMQALISPLAGKLSDRIEPRLIASTGMGLTAIGLFLLTFVNEASSLWYIIATLVLLGVGFGLFSSPNTNVIMSSVDKRSYGVASGTNGTMRLLGQMLSMGIAMMIFSVVIGPVVITSEYYPQFVTSMHYAFILFTIFCIIGIFASLARGKSSK is encoded by the coding sequence ATGGCAGCAACAACCGATAGCAATAATTCATCATCAAAAGAAGCAGAGAAATGTGGAATATCTCAAAAATCACCTTTAACTGATAAAACCGAAAAACAGATAGTCCTGCTTATAGCCATACTTGCAGGTTTCATCACACCCTTTGACGGCTCGGCAGTGAACATTGCTTTGCCTACCATGGGTGCAGAGTTCAATATGAATGCTATCTCACTTTCCTGGGTAGCGACTGCCTATCTCCTTTCTTCAGCAGTGTTCCTTGTGCCTTTTGGGAAAATTGCTGATATTTATGGAAGAAAGAAAGTCTTCCTTTATGGAATAATTATCTTCGGTCTGGCATCACTGGCAATGACCATGGTCCCAACAGAAGGAATGCTGATCGGTGTTCGTGTCGTTCAGGGTATGGGAAGTGCCATGATCTTTGGTACAGGAGCTGCTATTGTTACTTCTGTGTTCCCTCCGGGAGAAAGGGGTACGGCTCTTGGCATCTACATCACTGCTGTCTATGTGGGACTTTCCATGGGTCCATTCCTTGGGGGAATAATGACAGAGCACCTTGGATGGAGAAGTATTTTCCTTGTCAATGTACCAATTGGTGCCATAGCAGTTATTCTCATTCTCTGGAAACTCAAAGGCGAATGGGCAGAGTGCCGTGGAGAAAAATTCGACCTTGCTGGCTCATCGATCTATGGCACTGCTGTTATTGCAGTGATGTATGGTTTCTCATTACTCCCAGAAATAAAAGGTGCAGCTCTTGTATTTTTCGGGCTTCTGGGTGTCGTCCTCTTTGCACTTTACGAGATGCGCATACCCACACCTGTTCTTGACATAAGGCTTCTTACAAGGAACCGCGTCTTTGCACTTTCCAACATGTCAGCCCTTATCAATTACAGCGCAACCTATGCAGTAACATTCCTCCTGAGTCTTGACCTGCAGTACACCAAAGGATTCACTCCCGGACATGCAGGAATGATATTGATCGCACAACCTGTTATGCAGGCGCTTATCTCACCGCTTGCCGGAAAGCTCTCTGACCGCATAGAACCACGGTTGATAGCATCTACAGGAATGGGGCTTACTGCAATAGGATTATTCCTGCTGACCTTTGTTAACGAAGCAAGTTCCCTCTGGTACATAATCGCAACACTCGTTCTGCTTGGTGTTGGATTTGGACTTTTCTCATCCCCTAATACCAATGTTATTATGAGCTCGGTGGACAAAAGATCCTATGGTGTTGCATCAGGGACGAACGGAACCATGAGGCTGCTTGGACAAATGCTCTCAATGGGTATTGCCATGATGATATTCTCCGTTGTAATTGGTCCTGTGGTAATTACTTCAGAATATTATCCTCAGTTTGTAACCAGCATGCATTATGCATTTATCCTGTTCACAATCTTCTGCATAATAGGGATATTTGCATCCCTTGCAAGAGGAAAGAGTTCTAAATAA
- a CDS encoding peptidylprolyl isomerase, which produces MAIKDGDTIQIEYVGLLDDGSVFDTSEIHGKPLEFTVGSGKVIKGFDKAVIGLEVGDEKEFRLEPSDAYGEHNGALVDTVSRDLVRSDMEIEIGKTFWVQAPNGQTMPAKIVGLTEEEVTFDLNHPLAGKSLTFKIIIVEA; this is translated from the coding sequence ATGGCAATTAAAGACGGAGATACAATACAAATAGAGTATGTAGGTTTACTGGACGATGGTTCTGTATTCGATACATCTGAAATACACGGAAAACCACTTGAATTCACAGTTGGTTCCGGAAAGGTCATCAAGGGTTTTGATAAAGCCGTAATAGGTCTTGAGGTCGGTGATGAGAAAGAGTTCAGGCTTGAGCCTTCCGATGCTTACGGAGAGCACAATGGAGCACTGGTGGATACCGTATCAAGGGATCTTGTAAGGTCTGACATGGAAATTGAAATAGGTAAGACATTCTGGGTTCAGGCACCTAACGGACAGACTATGCCTGCAAAAATAGTAGGACTTACTGAAGAGGAAGTGACTTTCGACCTAAATCATCCGCTTGCAGGCAAGTCACTGACATTCAAGATCATAATTGTTGAAGCATGA
- a CDS encoding CPBP family glutamic-type intramembrane protease encodes MNFRDIRDAIDWNIYWLLFMVAEFSLLAALPYGITMSGDALYDLAMAVPTILAAQFARSTVIFLIGIFTGLYLGKKVGLKTPVLSSLFENRSLPSYFKPAFKLSVIFGIIISLLILILDIFVFARDSEPLLVYLATPPLWQRFMYSYYVGVTEEIVLRFFLMTFLVWVSWKIKKNSEGNPTNIGVWISIIIVSSVYSLVYLFFSRENMDPATAMSIAVSNFIASTVFGWIYWKKGLEYSIITNLVATMMLFVVFGSLAHLI; translated from the coding sequence ATGAATTTCAGAGATATCAGGGACGCAATCGACTGGAACATCTACTGGCTGCTGTTCATGGTGGCTGAATTCTCATTGCTGGCAGCACTTCCTTATGGAATTACAATGTCAGGCGATGCATTGTATGACCTGGCCATGGCGGTACCTACTATACTAGCTGCACAGTTTGCCAGATCAACAGTGATCTTTCTGATCGGTATTTTCACGGGCTTATATCTTGGAAAAAAAGTGGGTCTGAAAACACCTGTCCTTAGTTCTCTTTTTGAAAACAGGAGCTTGCCTTCCTATTTCAAACCAGCTTTTAAGTTATCTGTTATATTTGGTATAATTATATCTCTGCTAATTTTGATCCTGGACATATTTGTATTTGCGAGAGATTCAGAACCATTACTGGTTTATCTGGCAACGCCTCCTCTCTGGCAGCGATTTATGTATTCATATTATGTAGGTGTCACTGAAGAAATCGTATTAAGGTTCTTTTTGATGACATTCCTTGTCTGGGTTTCCTGGAAAATAAAGAAAAATTCAGAAGGGAATCCAACTAACATTGGTGTATGGATATCAATTATAATCGTAAGTTCTGTTTATAGTCTTGTTTACCTGTTTTTTTCCAGAGAGAACATGGATCCTGCAACTGCTATGTCGATAGCTGTTTCTAATTTTATTGCAAGCACCGTTTTTGGATGGATCTACTGGAAAAAAGGACTGGAGTACTCCATAATAACCAATCTGGTTGCTACTATGATGCTTTTTGTGGTTTTTGGCTCATTGGCTCATTTAATATAA
- a CDS encoding ribulose-bisphosphate carboxylase — translation MSSIHEDLVKSLNSKQEAYVNLELPDPTNGEYLLGVFHLTPGGKFNILQAAAEVAAESSTGTNFKVTTETPFSRVMNARVYQLDTERELVWIAYPWRLFDRGGNVQNILTYIVGNILGMKEVAALKLLDVWFPPSMLEQYDGPSYTVDDMRKYLDVYDRPILGTIVKPKMGLTSAEYAEVCYDFWVGGGDFVKNDEPQANQDFCPYDKMVKHVKEAMDKAVHETGHRKVHSFNVSAADFDTMIERCEMIVNAGFEPGSYAFLIDGITAGWMAVQTLRRRYPGVFIHFHRAAHGAFTRPENPLGFSVLVLSKFARLAGASGIHTGTAGVGKMQGTPEEDVVAAHEIQYMSAEGHFFKQSWSKIPETDKDAINIVNVDMAHHVVLDDDSWRGMKKCCPIVSGGLNPVRLKPFIDVMENVDFITTMGSGVHAHPGGTQDGAKALVQACEAYLQKIDIEEYAKSHIELAQAIEYFTKASKDAM, via the coding sequence ATGAGTTCAATTCACGAAGATCTGGTCAAATCGCTTAACTCCAAACAGGAAGCATATGTTAATCTGGAACTGCCTGATCCGACAAATGGTGAATATCTTCTCGGTGTTTTCCACCTGACACCCGGTGGAAAATTCAATATCCTGCAGGCAGCTGCGGAGGTTGCAGCCGAATCATCAACGGGCACTAATTTTAAAGTAACTACTGAGACTCCTTTTTCAAGAGTTATGAATGCCCGTGTATACCAGCTTGACACAGAACGTGAACTCGTGTGGATAGCATATCCATGGAGACTCTTTGACAGGGGAGGAAATGTCCAGAACATTCTCACCTATATTGTGGGCAACATCCTTGGAATGAAGGAAGTTGCAGCCCTGAAACTTCTTGATGTATGGTTCCCTCCGTCAATGCTAGAGCAATATGACGGTCCAAGCTATACTGTAGATGACATGAGAAAGTATCTCGATGTCTATGACAGGCCGATCCTTGGAACCATAGTCAAGCCAAAAATGGGACTTACATCTGCTGAGTATGCGGAAGTCTGTTATGATTTCTGGGTCGGTGGCGGTGACTTTGTCAAGAATGATGAACCGCAGGCCAATCAGGATTTCTGTCCATACGACAAGATGGTAAAACATGTGAAGGAAGCAATGGACAAGGCTGTTCATGAGACCGGACACAGGAAAGTTCATTCATTCAATGTTTCTGCCGCTGATTTTGACACCATGATCGAAAGGTGTGAAATGATAGTAAATGCAGGTTTTGAGCCAGGAAGTTATGCATTCCTCATCGATGGAATCACAGCAGGCTGGATGGCTGTTCAGACTCTCAGAAGAAGATATCCGGGAGTTTTCATTCATTTCCACAGGGCAGCCCACGGAGCATTCACAAGACCTGAAAATCCACTTGGATTCTCAGTACTCGTCCTCTCCAAATTTGCAAGACTTGCCGGTGCTTCAGGAATTCACACAGGTACAGCAGGTGTTGGAAAAATGCAGGGTACGCCTGAAGAGGATGTGGTTGCTGCACATGAGATACAGTATATGAGTGCAGAAGGACACTTCTTCAAACAGAGCTGGTCAAAGATACCTGAGACCGATAAGGACGCTATCAATATAGTAAATGTTGATATGGCGCATCATGTGGTGCTTGATGATGACAGCTGGAGAGGGATGAAGAAATGCTGCCCGATCGTCTCAGGAGGACTTAATCCTGTAAGACTGAAGCCTTTTATTGATGTCATGGAAAATGTTGATTTTATAACCACCATGGGTTCAGGTGTTCATGCTCATCCGGGAGGAACCCAGGACGGAGCTAAGGCTCTTGTGCAGGCATGTGAAGCATATCTCCAGAAGATCGATATTGAAGAATACGCAAAGAGTCACATTGAACTTGCACAGGCAATAGAATACTTCACTAAAGCGTCAAAGGACGCTATGTGA
- a CDS encoding PAS domain S-box protein, protein MSKILLLFEERSNITELSESLRSIGYEVSETDISNLALPDHLRSSCKVNYDIVILRMDTGYEKVLDELKSETELSTIPVLLILSKANKQQAIELSSLSFSACLVWPVSDEQLMISVQSCISKQDSQSLITEEDIRYSQRYRTIVDMSVDGFMYIDREGGILDVNGKYCEMSGYSYKELLDMNVSDIEVDMNKKQVIYHIDRTIKSGKDLFVTHHHTKEGKIINVEISAIYTSEESHGLFCFIRDISDRAKLEIDLRESERSKSVLLSNLPGIAYRCDPDRDWTMHFISQGCLELTGYHADELIDNQKLSFNDLIEPEYRDHIWEKWQRILANGDVFRGEYRIRTASGELKWVWEQGKGVADEQGNVIALEGFITDITQRKLMEERIKESEELFRTTLYSIGDGVITTDTRGLLQQMNPVAEELTGWSENEAKGKQLEEVFPIINEDSRKEVEIPVRKVLREGKIVGLANHTLLISKDGNEIPIADSGSPIKNSEGDISGVVLVFRDQTEERESQRALQESEARFRVLVEHAPEAIFVQTDRRFAYLNPTALKLFGADSLDQLKGTPVIERFHPDSRVQVKERINTLNTKKQSVPLVEELCLRMDGSSFVAEVSAVPINYEGKDGALVFFRDITERKRAEEEILKAKMLSDNANRSKAEFLANTSHELKTPLSSIIGFSDLLLEGVSGSLTEDQAKHVKTIYQSGNLLLNLINNILDLSQIEFGEMELKFTKFDIVRTVHDVYSMMFILSERKGVSLELRSDVSNVDIVADRIKIKEILYNLIDNALKFTPKSGSVSVNIEMQNENTVKISVADSGIGIAEEDLDRIFDPFYQVDGSSTRRYRGSGLGLAIIKNFVTMHGGSIWVNSKVGEGSEFFFTIPVNKV, encoded by the coding sequence ATGAGTAAAATATTATTGCTTTTTGAAGAAAGGTCAAACATAACAGAGCTGTCAGAAAGCCTGAGGTCTATTGGATATGAGGTTTCTGAGACTGATATCAGCAACCTTGCTCTTCCAGACCATTTGAGATCGTCGTGCAAGGTCAATTATGACATTGTAATTTTAAGAATGGACACCGGATATGAAAAAGTACTTGATGAACTTAAAAGTGAAACAGAACTAAGTACCATTCCAGTTCTCCTGATTCTCTCAAAGGCAAATAAGCAGCAGGCAATAGAACTTTCATCATTGTCATTTTCAGCCTGTCTTGTATGGCCTGTATCTGATGAACAATTAATGATATCTGTTCAATCATGTATCTCTAAACAGGATTCTCAAAGCCTGATAACTGAAGAGGACATCAGATACTCTCAGCGCTATCGTACCATCGTTGACATGTCCGTTGACGGTTTTATGTATATAGACAGGGAAGGTGGCATACTTGATGTCAACGGCAAATATTGTGAAATGTCAGGTTATTCTTACAAAGAATTGCTGGATATGAATGTATCTGATATTGAAGTTGATATGAATAAAAAACAAGTGATCTATCATATTGACAGAACCATAAAATCCGGAAAAGACCTGTTTGTGACCCATCACCACACAAAAGAAGGAAAAATCATCAATGTTGAGATCAGTGCTATTTACACAAGTGAGGAATCACATGGCCTGTTCTGTTTTATCAGAGACATAAGCGACCGTGCAAAGCTGGAAATTGATCTCAGGGAAAGTGAGAGAAGTAAATCTGTTCTTCTTTCTAATTTACCGGGTATTGCTTACCGTTGTGACCCTGACAGGGACTGGACAATGCATTTCATCTCACAGGGATGTCTTGAGCTTACAGGTTACCACGCTGATGAGCTCATAGATAATCAAAAGCTCTCGTTCAATGACCTTATAGAGCCTGAATACAGGGATCATATATGGGAAAAATGGCAGCGTATCCTGGCAAATGGGGACGTTTTCAGGGGTGAGTACAGGATAAGAACTGCATCCGGAGAACTAAAATGGGTATGGGAGCAGGGTAAAGGAGTAGCCGATGAACAGGGCAATGTAATTGCTCTTGAAGGCTTCATTACCGATATCACACAGCGCAAATTAATGGAAGAACGCATCAAAGAGAGTGAGGAACTTTTCAGGACCACTCTGTATAGTATAGGTGACGGAGTTATCACAACAGATACCAGAGGGTTGCTGCAGCAGATGAATCCGGTGGCTGAAGAGTTGACCGGCTGGTCTGAAAACGAAGCAAAAGGCAAACAGCTTGAAGAAGTATTTCCCATAATAAATGAGGATAGCAGAAAAGAAGTGGAAATTCCTGTAAGGAAGGTTCTCAGAGAAGGAAAGATCGTTGGCCTGGCAAATCATACGCTTCTCATTTCAAAGGACGGAAATGAAATACCAATTGCAGATAGCGGTTCTCCAATTAAGAATTCTGAGGGCGATATATCCGGCGTGGTTCTTGTTTTCCGCGACCAGACAGAAGAAAGGGAATCACAAAGAGCTTTACAGGAAAGTGAAGCCCGTTTCCGTGTGCTTGTGGAACATGCTCCTGAAGCAATTTTTGTTCAGACAGACAGAAGATTTGCATATCTGAATCCCACAGCCCTGAAACTATTTGGTGCAGATTCTCTGGATCAGCTAAAAGGCACCCCTGTTATTGAACGATTCCATCCTGATTCACGTGTGCAGGTAAAGGAAAGAATAAACACTCTCAATACTAAAAAGCAGTCTGTTCCTTTGGTAGAAGAGCTCTGTCTTCGTATGGATGGAAGTTCCTTTGTTGCGGAAGTTTCAGCAGTTCCCATAAACTATGAAGGTAAAGACGGAGCACTTGTATTTTTCCGGGATATAACAGAAAGGAAAAGAGCTGAAGAAGAGATTCTCAAAGCAAAAATGCTGTCAGATAATGCAAATCGCAGCAAGGCAGAGTTTCTGGCTAACACCAGCCACGAACTGAAAACTCCGCTTAGTTCTATAATAGGCTTTTCAGATCTGCTTCTTGAAGGCGTTTCCGGGAGTCTTACTGAAGATCAGGCAAAACATGTAAAGACCATTTACCAGAGTGGTAATCTTCTTCTTAACCTTATTAACAATATTCTTGATCTTTCCCAGATAGAATTTGGTGAAATGGAACTCAAGTTCACTAAATTTGATATTGTGCGTACTGTTCACGATGTTTATTCCATGATGTTCATATTGTCCGAAAGAAAAGGAGTTTCACTTGAATTAAGGTCAGATGTAAGCAATGTTGATATTGTGGCTGACAGAATCAAGATAAAAGAAATTCTTTATAATCTGATAGATAATGCACTGAAATTCACTCCAAAAAGCGGGTCTGTAAGTGTCAATATTGAAATGCAGAATGAAAACACAGTGAAGATATCAGTAGCTGATTCCGGTATAGGCATTGCAGAAGAAGACCTTGATAGGATATTTGATCCATTCTACCAGGTTGATGGTTCCTCAACACGCAGGTACAGGGGCAGTGGACTTGGTCTTGCTATAATCAAGAATTTTGTCACAATGCATGGCGGCAGTATATGGGTCAACAGTAAAGTGGGAGAAGGCAGCGAGTTCTTTTTCACAATTCCTGTTAATAAAGTGTGA